A window of the Bacteroidales bacterium genome harbors these coding sequences:
- a CDS encoding RDD family protein, which yields MKELATNPFLTFATVFYGQKAVQFADSIRKVYSIPEISYDAVDSKSTLEIVMGKFKKRHHTDSQTEKKIMIGKTLRLINFLLDTAIYFAFMVSFLMVFKNAIEQEKVKWISILIYFLYYFLFEYLIGQTLGKIITRSKIISLTENKGHYFFQILLRTLMRFIPLDMLSYLFSYRGLHDWISKTTIIKL from the coding sequence ATGAAAGAATTAGCGACAAATCCATTTTTAACTTTTGCTACAGTTTTTTATGGACAAAAGGCCGTTCAATTTGCTGACTCAATACGTAAAGTTTATAGCATTCCAGAAATTAGTTATGATGCTGTCGATTCCAAATCAACATTAGAAATTGTTATGGGCAAGTTTAAAAAACGACATCACACAGACTCACAAACAGAAAAGAAAATTATGATAGGAAAAACATTACGACTTATAAATTTTTTATTGGACACTGCAATTTATTTTGCGTTTATGGTATCTTTCTTAATGGTTTTCAAAAATGCAATTGAGCAGGAAAAAGTTAAATGGATTTCGATTTTAATCTATTTTTTATATTATTTTCTTTTTGAGTATCTCATCGGACAGACTCTTGGGAAAATCATCACTCGTTCTAAAATTATTTCATTGACAGAAAATAAAGGGCATTATTTTTTTCAAATTTTATTACGCACACTAATGAGATTTATTCCCTTAGATATGTTATCATATTTGTTTTCATACAGAGGTCTGCATGACTGGATTTCAAAAACGACTATAATCAAACTATAG
- a CDS encoding AraC family transcriptional regulator — protein MKHFHFVKNKYGRELLMDIGSYNDIPNYFFEAILHCTDFYEIIFFSNGNGFLELDNHKITIENNTVVFISPFQNRKWYLDKNKINCHFLFFKDDFLSNFFSDKLFSFKLQYFYNKTKPLFIRISETQLRKYKEVFVDIFIELTEFKSDSEHIIRSLLYFSLIKLNRYYSETYQLSSETENNTISFMFKQLLQSEVRNNRTILFYSQRLGVSRITLNKCIKKQFGITCSEMIDQFVLFEIKSFLQYSKLNINEIADLFNFSEPNHLSRFFKRHTNMTLKEYRNNYQNGSYFI, from the coding sequence ATGAAACATTTTCATTTTGTGAAAAATAAGTATGGTAGAGAACTACTAATGGATATTGGTAGTTATAACGATATTCCAAATTATTTTTTTGAAGCAATATTACATTGCACCGATTTTTATGAAATAATATTTTTTTCAAATGGAAATGGTTTTTTAGAACTTGACAATCATAAAATTACTATAGAAAACAATACCGTTGTTTTTATTTCTCCATTCCAAAACAGAAAATGGTATTTAGACAAGAATAAGATTAATTGCCATTTTTTATTTTTCAAAGATGATTTTTTATCTAATTTTTTTTCAGATAAACTTTTTTCTTTTAAGCTACAGTATTTCTACAATAAAACAAAACCGTTATTTATTAGAATTTCCGAAACTCAATTACGGAAATATAAAGAAGTATTTGTTGATATATTTATTGAATTAACGGAATTCAAATCTGATAGCGAACATATTATTCGCTCTTTATTATATTTTTCCTTAATAAAATTGAATAGATATTATTCTGAAACATATCAGTTGTCATCTGAAACCGAGAATAATACAATTTCATTTATGTTTAAACAGCTATTGCAAAGCGAGGTTAGAAATAACAGAACAATTCTTTTTTATTCTCAAAGACTTGGGGTGAGTAGAATAACATTGAATAAATGTATAAAAAAGCAATTTGGAATAACTTGTTCTGAGATGATAGATCAGTTTGTCTTATTTGAAATAAAATCTTTTCTGCAATACTCAAAACTAAATATAAATGAAATTGCCGATTTATTCAATTTCTCCGAACCCAATCATTTAAGCAGGTTCTTTAAACGACATACCAACATGACGTTAAAAGAATATAGAAATAATTATCAAAATGGTAGTTATTTTATCTGA
- the bla gene encoding class A beta-lactamase, subclass A2 yields MTRLFYVTVFLSITSLITAQTTELLRHKIEQIVAEKNVTVGVAINGNSGKDTLSINGDTHFPMQSVFKFHIALALLSEVDRGRFSLNQKVEIRKEDLIPDLYSPLREDYPNGVTLPISKILEYTVSSSDNVGCEVVLKLIGGPKVVDDYFINNEIKDISIKLNEVEQQANWDLQFQNWTTPKAANEVLTKFYYNAEKLLSKKSYDFIWKVMKETETGQNRLKGQLPKGTIIAHKTGSSGTNNEGLTAAVNDIGIVFLPNGQHFFISVFVTNSKEDAETNEKLIADIAIATWNYFIIKTE; encoded by the coding sequence ATGACTAGATTATTTTACGTAACAGTTTTTCTATCTATTACTTCCTTAATAACGGCTCAAACGACAGAATTATTACGGCACAAAATAGAACAAATCGTTGCGGAGAAGAACGTTACTGTGGGCGTTGCTATTAATGGGAATAGCGGAAAAGATACGTTGTCCATAAATGGCGACACACATTTCCCAATGCAAAGCGTATTTAAGTTTCATATCGCTTTAGCGTTGCTTTCTGAAGTAGATAGAGGAAGATTTTCGTTAAACCAAAAAGTTGAAATTCGAAAAGAAGACTTGATACCCGATTTGTACAGCCCATTAAGAGAAGATTATCCGAATGGAGTGACACTTCCAATTTCAAAAATTCTGGAATATACAGTTTCTTCCAGTGATAATGTCGGCTGTGAGGTTGTATTAAAACTAATTGGCGGACCAAAAGTTGTTGATGATTATTTTATTAATAATGAGATTAAAGACATATCAATAAAATTAAACGAAGTAGAACAACAGGCCAATTGGGATTTGCAGTTTCAAAATTGGACAACACCAAAGGCTGCAAATGAAGTGTTGACAAAATTTTATTATAATGCAGAAAAGTTACTTTCAAAAAAAAGTTACGATTTCATTTGGAAAGTAATGAAAGAAACAGAAACAGGCCAAAACAGATTAAAAGGACAATTGCCGAAAGGAACAATAATTGCGCATAAAACAGGCTCATCAGGAACAAACAATGAGGGTTTGACAGCAGCGGTAAATGATATTGGAATTGTGTTTTTACCGAACGGACAACATTTTTTCATTAGTGTGTTTGTCACAAATTCCAAAGAGGATGCAGAAACAAATGAAAAATTAATTGCTGATATCGCAATTGCGACCTGGAACTATTTTATAATTAAGACGGAATAA
- a CDS encoding alkaline phosphatase family protein has product MISVDGAPDYLIDKFLDNGVLPADGAFARMKEKGAYAETLLPINVASTGPSHISIFTGASPSKTGIVGNTFRKNNQDWSSPSLSAFSQPITAETIFQAAMRQGKKVIALAGVGIDYTNQNRMTDCMHMYPIICGPSLIMDLEVTDTINQVDLKRFIKLKTTPQSPSKPIFEISGSFKIPLYFYLKDRKFNPSNLPNRPTEIVIDTDADFKNGYVATVNSESWTGMAIEKNSKKYNASFRIFKSDEKEGKFQLFMTAPAEVYGSPNGFLEKLQSNWGLGPVEPENRKQTTGLVSEKIWFEQIDRLAKYSKDLILTAMKEDGWDLLFGYFSTLDDVQHRYTLTNPRQIDNNADNGTRPKTYVDYIENRFQMIDAYLLEIMNAAPTETNFVIFSDHGMIPTHTVVLLNNYFEQSGFGYTKQELTLCASGNSAHIYINKEKIKTSDYESYLNRLTESLKSLKDTITGEPIFELVANKQEQKKYDLYHPDYSGDLFVSCKAGYTISHRYQIGVNFLVQNSFDPAMFKNENQATKNFLLSGTMNETGRGVHGCLSSLREGQSIFYAIGPDVPKKEIKKMYSLQIAPTVANLLGIQPPMNAEQKSSF; this is encoded by the coding sequence ATGATTTCAGTAGATGGCGCTCCAGATTATCTTATAGATAAATTCCTTGACAATGGGGTACTTCCTGCCGATGGAGCTTTTGCCAGAATGAAAGAAAAAGGTGCTTATGCTGAAACACTATTGCCTATTAATGTTGCTTCTACGGGCCCTTCACATATCTCCATTTTTACGGGAGCTTCTCCTTCTAAAACTGGAATTGTTGGAAATACATTTCGTAAAAATAACCAGGATTGGTCAAGCCCGTCATTATCTGCTTTTAGCCAACCCATTACTGCCGAAACAATTTTTCAAGCAGCTATGCGCCAAGGCAAAAAAGTAATTGCGCTGGCGGGTGTCGGAATTGACTATACCAATCAGAACCGAATGACAGATTGCATGCATATGTATCCTATAATTTGTGGGCCATCCTTAATAATGGATTTAGAAGTTACAGATACGATAAATCAAGTGGATCTCAAACGTTTCATTAAGTTGAAAACAACGCCACAAAGTCCATCAAAACCTATTTTTGAAATTTCAGGAAGTTTCAAGATTCCACTATATTTTTATCTCAAAGATCGAAAGTTTAACCCTTCGAATTTGCCAAATCGGCCTACAGAAATTGTTATTGATACAGATGCGGATTTCAAAAATGGTTATGTAGCAACGGTTAATTCCGAAAGTTGGACAGGAATGGCAATAGAAAAAAACAGTAAAAAGTACAATGCTTCTTTCAGAATTTTCAAATCTGATGAAAAAGAAGGTAAGTTTCAATTATTTATGACTGCTCCAGCAGAAGTCTATGGTTCTCCGAATGGATTTCTAGAAAAATTACAATCAAATTGGGGTTTAGGGCCTGTAGAACCTGAAAATAGAAAACAGACTACTGGCCTGGTATCTGAGAAAATCTGGTTTGAACAAATAGACAGGTTGGCAAAATATTCAAAGGATTTAATTCTTACGGCGATGAAAGAAGATGGTTGGGATTTATTATTTGGCTATTTTTCTACACTTGACGATGTACAGCACAGATACACATTAACCAATCCACGACAAATAGATAATAATGCAGATAATGGAACACGTCCGAAAACTTATGTTGATTATATTGAAAATCGGTTTCAGATGATTGATGCCTATTTACTTGAAATTATGAATGCCGCTCCAACGGAAACTAATTTCGTTATTTTTTCTGATCACGGAATGATACCTACTCATACTGTTGTATTGTTAAATAATTATTTCGAGCAGAGTGGGTTCGGTTATACCAAACAGGAGCTTACACTTTGTGCAAGCGGAAACTCTGCACATATATACATCAATAAGGAAAAAATAAAAACCAGTGATTACGAAAGTTATTTGAACCGATTGACTGAATCACTAAAATCGTTAAAAGATACCATTACAGGCGAACCTATATTTGAGTTAGTAGCAAATAAACAAGAACAGAAAAAATACGATTTATACCATCCGGATTATTCGGGCGACCTATTTGTAAGTTGTAAGGCAGGTTATACAATTTCACATAGATACCAAATAGGTGTAAATTTTCTTGTGCAAAATTCTTTTGATCCGGCGATGTTTAAAAATGAAAACCAGGCAACTAAGAATTTCCTTTTAAGCGGTACAATGAATGAAACAGGCAGAGGCGTTCACGGTTGCCTATCCAGTTTGCGTGAAGGTCAGTCTATCTTTTATGCAATCGGTCCAGATGTCCCGAAAAAGGAAATAAAAAAAATGTATTCGTTACAAATTGCACCAACAGTAGCAAATTTGTTAGGAATTCAACCGCCAATGAATGCTGAACAAAAAAGCAGTTTTTAA